The window GCCGAGACTAAAATCAACCCTGCAAAAATTGATGAGGTAATAGTAGGAAACATCCTGATGGCAGGACAAAAACAAGGCATTGCTCGCCAAGCGGCCATCAAGGCTGGTATTCCCCAAGAGGTTCCCGCTTACGGCATCAACATGATTTGTGGCAGCGGAATGAAATCAATCATAAACGCTTACGCCAGCATCAAGGCAGGAGAGGCCAACCTAATTATGGCCGGTGGTACTGAATCAATGTCTACCGCAGGCTTTGTGCTTCCGGGCACGCTCCGCAACGGACAAAAGATGATGGATTTCAACGCAGTTGACCATATGGTTTCCGACGGGCTCACTGACGCCTTTCAGGGTTACCACATGGGCATCACCGCCGAGAACATTGCAACCAAGTTTGGCATTACCCGTGAAGCTCAAGATGAGTTCTCATACGGCTCACAGGTTAAGGCCATTGCTGCCATCGATGGAAGAAGGTTCAAGAACGAAATTGTTCCAATTGAAATCCCATCCAAAAAGGAGACGATCATATTCGACACCGACGAGTTTGTGAACCGCGGCACCAGCATTGAAAAACTAGCAGGTTTACGTCCAGCCTTCAAAAAAGA is drawn from Williamwhitmania taraxaci and contains these coding sequences:
- a CDS encoding acetyl-CoA C-acetyltransferase — translated: MSKVYVIAAKRTAIGKFLGTLSTVSAADMGAAVMKNIIAETKINPAKIDEVIVGNILMAGQKQGIARQAAIKAGIPQEVPAYGINMICGSGMKSIINAYASIKAGEANLIMAGGTESMSTAGFVLPGTLRNGQKMMDFNAVDHMVSDGLTDAFQGYHMGITAENIATKFGITREAQDEFSYGSQVKAIAAIDGRRFKNEIVPIEIPSKKETIIFDTDEFVNRGTSIEKLAGLRPAFKKDGTVTAGNASGINDGASFLLLASEQAVKEFGLTPIAEIVATGQGGVDPAIMGMGPVPAIGNALKKANMQLKDIEVLELNEAFAAQSLGVMHELIENHKVTPEWFKDHCNLNGGAIALGHPIGASGNRITVSLIHEMKRSGKKIGMASLCIGGGMGTAVIIKNM